A part of Gossypium hirsutum isolate 1008001.06 chromosome A07, Gossypium_hirsutum_v2.1, whole genome shotgun sequence genomic DNA contains:
- the LOC107952917 gene encoding tRNA ligase 1, with protein MSQKQRRGSGNREQKWQPKTKPNPVTSASASVDEAVTSKLGGLSISDGQVWKPKSYGTVTGSNAASAIDVQTEKNNVDLSRIFLKPHLLENFKVDNSTYSLAQIRATFYPKFESEKSDQEVSLKHSVSLFMYAGNEGGAYAKNSFGNIYTAVGVFVLGRMFHEAWGSKAGEKQVQFNDFIEWNRICISMELVTAVLGDHGQRSREDYGNGI; from the exons ATGTCCCAAAAACAG CGAAGGGGCTCCGGAAATAGAGAACAAAAATGGCAACCGAAGACAAAGCCGAACCCGGTTACATCTGCTTCCGCATCGGTCGATGAAGCTGTTACTTCCAAGCTCGGTGGTTTGAGTATCTCTGACGGGCAAGTTTGGAAGCCGAAGTCCTATGGAACCGTGACTGGATCCAATGCCGCTTCCGCCATTGATGTTCAAACCGAGAAGAACAATGTTGATTTGAGTAGAATTTTTTTGAAGCCTCATTTGTTAGAAAATTTCAAAGTTGATAATTCGACTTATTCACTTGCACAAATCAGAGCTACTTTTTATCCGAAATTCGAAAGCGAAAAGTCTGATCAAGAG GTTTCACTTAAACATTCTGTATCTCTTTTTATGTATGCGGGCAATGAGGGTGGAGCATATGCTAAAAACAGCTTTGGAAATAT TTACACTGCTGTCGGTGTTTTTGTTCTTGGGCGCATGTTTCATGAGGCTTGGGGAAGTAAAGCTGGAGAGAAGCAAGTGCAATTCAATGATTTCATTGAG TGGAATCGTATTTGCATATCAATGGAGTTGGTAACTGCAGTTCTTGGAGACCATGGACAGCGCTCTCGAGAAGACTATG GAAATGGAATTTAA
- the LOC107952919 gene encoding transcription factor MYB17: MGRTPCCERKGLKKGPWGPEEDEILINYINKHGHGSWRSLPKLAGLRRCGKSCRLRWTNYLRPDIKRGPFTLDEEKLVIQLHAILGNRWAAIASQLPGRTDNEIKNLWNTHLKKRLLCMGVDPLTHEPVTSGGPTSRPRSSPATRHMAQWESARLEAEARLSKGSLFFNSPPTSVKPDPDFFLRLWNSEVGESFRKLNGEAKTDCRSPISQASSSTKCGSVSGVTVDVGPIAAGSSTPKSSRTEDPIMFDASFSSCSNESEDSSDTALQLLLDFPINNDMSFLEDVDTYATPLQC, from the exons ATGGGGAGGACGCCATGTTGTGAGAGGAAAGGTTTGAAGAAAGGGCCATGGGGTCCTGAAGAAGATGAGATACTTATAAATTACATCAACAAACATGGCCATGGAAGCTGGCGTTCTCTTCCTAAGCTTGCTG GTCTTCGTCGTTGCGGCAAGAGTTGCCGGCTTCGGTGGACAAATTATCTTAGGCCTGACATAAAACGCGGCCCCTTCACTCTTGACGAAGAGAAGCTTGTCATCCAGCTTCATGCCATTCTTGGAAAcag GTGGGCAGCCATTGCTTCTCAATTACCAGGACGAACTGATAATGAGATCAAGAACCTATGGAACACTCACTTGAAGAAACGCCTGCTTTGCATGGGTGTTGACCCACTGACCCACGAGCCGGTCACCTCTGGCGGTCCAACCTCCAGACCACGTTCATCTCCTGCCACCCGTCACATGGCTCAATGGGAGAGCGCTAGGCTGGAAGCCGAGGCTCGCCTTTCCAAGGGGTCACTGTTCTTCAATTCACCACCAACGTCGGTGAAACCTGACCCTGACTTTTTCCTACGCTTATGGAATTCCGAAGTCGGAGAATCGTTTCGGAAATTGAACGGAGAAGCTAAAACCGATTGCAGAAGCCCTATTTCGCAAGCCTCTTCATCCACAAAATGTGGGTCGGTTTCGGGTGTCACCGTTGATGTTGGGCCCATCGCAGCAGGGTCTTCAACCCCTAAAAGCAGTCGGACTGAGGATCCCATCATGTTCGATGCATCTTTTTCATCATGTTCGAACGAGTCCGAAGATTCATCAGACACTGCGCTGCAACTGCTGTTGGATTTCCCCATTAACAATGACATGAGCTTCTTGGAAGACGTTGATACTTACGCTACACCCCTGCAATGTTGA
- the LOC121203704 gene encoding uncharacterized protein: MELVLELIDEDSRTWKADILVNTFRAEIAKNIMQIPLARSVHDDFQVWGGETPGTFSVRSAYKLLQKFTRIPSDEIIQAENKNFYRKLWNLHISSKIKITVWKITWNCIPTFANLKLKRVIVEARCPRCRQTEEDSNHVFRQCPTTEEVWSHLSFAWILNNNIQSTWEWLTWVFNQGINKQCHLFCCGLWLIWSNRNQFLYENKISNSRDISRQIISYNSELHGLEEKLRICEIGRLRICEIGRLHNQDNRRTNVIIHFDAAFDQFSSKSTTGLVVRDRQGEILASKSVLHLNVTSSFAAEAYVGLQAVRLGISLGLHACGIFEDSRTVSKKSQSTERDKSIIGGIIRDIQDAKPFFQEIDFHFTLKTENVLAYVIAKEALKKGVGYYLENGISEQVQQEMERIRQRCPD, encoded by the coding sequence ATGGAGTTAGTATTGGAGTTGATTGATGAAGACAGTAGAACATGGAAAGCAGATATTCTGGTTAATACCTTTAGGGCTGAGATTGCAAAAAATATTATGCAGATCCCTTTGGCAAGATCAGTACATGATGATTTCCAAGTATGGGGAGGAGAAACACCAGGCACCTTTTCTGTTCGAAGCGCCTACAAACTATTACAGAAGTTTACTCGGATTCCTAGTGATGAAATTATACAGGCCGAAAACAAAAATTTCTATAGAAAATTATGGAATTTACATATCTCctcgaaaattaaaattacagTATGGAAGATCACTTGGAACTGTATCCCTACTTTTGCTAATCTTAAACTGAAGAGAGTGATTGTTGAAGCTAGGTGTCCCAGATGTAGACAAACAGAGGAAGATAGCAACCACGTTTTTCGACAGTGCCCTACAACGGAGGAAGTTTGGAGCCACTTAAGTTTTGCTTGGatacttaataataatattcaaaGTACATGGGAATGGCTCACATGGGTCTTTAATCAAGGGATAAATAAGCAGTGTCATCTATTCTGCTGTGGGCTCTGGCTTATCTGGTCAAACAGAAACCAGTTCctttatgaaaataaaatctcAAACAGCAGAGACATTTCAAGACAGATAATAAGTTATAATTCAGAATTGCATGGGTTAGAGGAAAAACTACGTATCTGTGAAATAGGAAGACTACGTATTTGTGAAATAGGAAGACTTCATAATCAAGATAATCGAAGGACAAACGTAATCATTCACTTCGATGCTGCTTTTGACCAGTTTTCTTCCAAATCCACCACAGGGCTGGTAGTTAGAGACAGGCAGGGGGAAATTTTGGCGTCAAAGTCGGTCCTTCACTTAAACGTCACCTCATCGTTCGCGGCGGAGGCTTATGTCGGATTACAAGCAGTAAGATTAGGGATTTCATTGGGCCTCCATGCATGTGGTATATTTGAAGATTCAAGGACCGTTAGCAAAAAAAGTCAGAGCACGGAAAGGGACAAATCGATTATAGGAGGGATTATAAGAGATATTCAAGATGCGAAGCCATTTTTTCAAGAAATAGACTTTCATTTTACCCTAAAAACAGAAAATGTTCTTGCGTATGTTATAGCAAAGGAAGCATTGAAGAAAGGTGTGGGTTATTACCTGGAGAACGGCATTTCTGAGCAGGTTCAACAGGAGATGGAGAGGATAAGGCAAAGATGTCCAGACTGA